The Naumovozyma dairenensis CBS 421 chromosome 1, complete genome genomic interval AGCATTATCTCCATGGTTTTCAGTTGCAACAAGATCCCTTTTAACATTAAcctcttcattattaatatcgATATTAGTAATGTCTTCCACTGCAGTATTGCTTGATCCCAGCTCTTCGACCGTTATAGGATGAGTATCTGAATATCTAGGAGACGCTTGAAAATAATCCAATATTATCCCATCTTCAAGGTATTTTTCCCAAATTCCCTCATATATGGCCCATTTAAGATTCTTATTACATTCAATCAGACCATTAAGCAATCTTTGActtgattttttctcttgCCTAATGGTTAAACTTAATCTTGTTGATTGTCGCTTACCTTTATTCAAGGGAGATCGAACAAACCAGATTTTTGACTTACCTGCCATAGCATAATTTAGTTTCACCTTTGGCACACCTTTTGATAATTGTAACTCAATtctatttaatttttgtaatgcCTTTTCATGTAATGCCAAGGGTAATAGTAGCTTCagtttatattcttttgatattgaattcGGATTGGGTAAAAGAACCATTTCATATTTCTGTTGCAAATAATCATGTAGGATCCCATTCTCTCGAACAGTGTCAGGATCTTGTAAAGGATANNNNNNNNNNNNNNTTTTTTCTAACCTTTTTATCTCTTGAAGTAAACTCGATGTCCTCTTTGCCTTCTTCATTTGATTCTTTTTATGATATTTCACTTTGCTTATCAAATCCCAAACAGCCTTAACATCATTATTCATAAGGTGGGTATTCAATAGTGCCAATTGAGTCAACAGATTATGAATGCTCCAGCTGGATATATTACATTTATGTTTATGGAAAACATCATTAATTGTGGTCTTGACTCGATGTCGAAGTTGGACGCTGTTTACATGCTTCTTAGTGTTTCGTAATGTTAATCTATATAGTCTTATAACATAAGTTCGATGTGATAGATGAGTAGAGAAGTTACTAACCATACTAGCATTATAACTTCCTCTTAATTTTTCCTGTCTTATTAATACCCATTTGTCCTTCCTTCTtcattctttcaataattaatgatttctgttaagaaatatttttcatgGGAAAGCCAAATAGTGACAGTGacatataataaagtttcaataagaaatgctttaaaaattaaaaaaacaTCTAAGCGTGTGAagccattattattgtattgACATTGTTATTCTCTATATAGtctataaataaaaatatatagcTTTTTACCATCAGTTTACTCTAGTTAAGCATTTCCAATTTGCTCAATCAACTCTTCAATATCCGAATCGTCTTCTAACCCTGATGATACTTCCACCAACTTATAAGTACCACATTCACTTCTGATCATTTCTAATGCTCCAGCATATAACATTTTCCATTCTTGTGACACCACAGTAACTGGTTTCCAATATATCAAAACCAACGGAGTTTGTTTAATACCATCTTTGGTAGTTAAAGGGTAAGCTAGTAATAAGAACCTAGGAGAATTATCAGGCATTATCTCTGCCAATTCAGATAAATCAGTCATCtcatctaattcttcttgctcatcatcatcaatgaCAATCTCGTATGATGGTTTCGGTTGAATCTTAATGGAAAGTCCCTTAACGGTTTCTATTCTCCCCGTACTGATACGAAATTGTTGGATTTGCTTCTTTGTTTCTGTAGATAAATGATATAATGCGGTAGAAGATGACATTGTTCAATTGGTTCTTAAGGTGTGCGTTAATGGGTTGCTTTTCGTTTCTTTCAGCTGTTTACGCAGAAGAAAAGCTGCAATAGAATTAACTTGAAAATCCATGTTATATGTATGGTAAACACGAATGTCGCGTTATTAAAACAGCAACGGAAGACAGTAAGAACATGCTATTGGAAATACTAACattcaaagaataaaaaaactaTCAACGCTACTGAGATACTTACACTTCTTTACATGATGTAAATTTGACGATCATTtaagtatttttttttgttaattgTAATTACGTATTCGTTATCGCTATATCTATGTACGATTTGAGATTGTATGTAGTGTATTTTAGTTTCCTCCTTACTtctataaaataaagtatttatcatctttacaATCTTCAGGAGTTTTCTCGATAACATCTTCAATATCCCATCTTTGACATTTACCATCGGGACTTTGCTTGCCAGAacttaatttcaaattcaatttttctcCAACTTCATTAACATGACGTAGTAAATAGTCTATATCTTCTTTGGTTAAAGAAGCTGACATACAGAATCTAACTCTAGATTCAATCAATGGAGTAGCAGGATAAGCAACAATAACTACGGCAATTTTCCTTTGCAACATCATTCTTGAGAAAGCAGGCATCTTCGATGGACAGTATAATAACATTGGAATAACAGGGGAATCAGCAGTACCATAAACAATGAATCCTAATCTTTGTAATCCCAAACGTAAATAACGAGAATTGAAAGCAATACGTTGTAATCTTTCTTCACCTTCACCTGGATTACGTTTACCGATAATAGtttccaaagaagaaatgatttGAGCTAACACTGGAGCTGGAGATGGTTCACCATAACTTGCAGTATTTATATCCAATCTTAATCTATCAATAATCCATTTATCACAAGCAATATAACCACCAGCTGCACCGAATGACTTGGTGAAAGTACCCATTAGgatatcaatttcatttggATCGATATCGAAAAGTTCACAAACACCGCGACCTGTTGGACCCATAGCACCAATTGAATGAGCTTCATCAACGTATAAATAAcatttatatttcttcttcaattcaaCCAATTTGGGTAAATTACATAAAGTACCTTCCATGGAATACAAACCTTCCACACAAATGATAATCTTCTTCCATGGACGATTAGTCTTTGGTTGACCAAGTACAATTTGTTCTCTAATTAATTTCTCCAAACCTTCCATATCACCATGTTTGAAAGTTCTCACAGCAGCACCAGATAATCTGACACCGGTTCTAATGGAAGTATGATTCAATTCATCTGAAATGACAAGACATTTAGAATCCATAAATgcattaaagaaattagcATTAGTACTGTACCCCATTGAGAAAATCATTGAATCTTCTTTACCAATGTATTTTGccattaatttttcagctCTTACTTGTAAATCCGTAGTACCGATTTGAGTTCTTGGACCCCCAGATGGGATCCCATATTGATCGATACTTTCCAAAGCAGCGTCAGTACATTGACCTTCACTTTGAGCGAATCCAAGATAATTATAAGAAGATAAATTCAAACACATGGAAGTGGTACCTGGATAGGTGAAatattcattcaaattatgAGATATTCTATCAATACAACGAATAAATCTACCGGGGACACCTGTGGTTGGTCTTGAGAAACAATCATCGATTctcattttcaatcttcTTATGTaaaaactttcaaaattggaatACCATGGAGCTAACCCATCATGTTCTAAGATATCtaaatgtttatttttctgGAAAGTGACACCTAAGAAATCGTGAATGTGACCAAGGATAATTAGGATTagataatttaaatatgtcaataatgaaatataatatggGGGTGTATCGATGGTTGGTTTATTTAGTGGGACACCATGGAGTGTTTTCACTTtatgaagatattttttGCTTGTTAATTTAccaatttcattttctcttttgACTTCAATTGGGATATCTTCTGGTTCACAGAGTGGAACACGAGTGTAATTAGCAGGCGTACTCATCTTGGTACGTCACCAGGCTTGTGTTTATGTATTTTTGCTTGGGTTCCTTAACAAATTGGTTACTCgttctttatttaatattgtcCGAGGCGTGTAGGTAGAGTTGGAAGAAACAACACGTTGTCGACCGATATTCAGTGCAGCACTTGAAGAAACAGGTTATGGATGGGAAGTATTATTGATCCAGACGAACAACCTATATACCAGACCTCGTTCTATAATaccaaatgatgatatagCTACAATATAAGGGCTCATTCATCAccaatttcatttaatgCAATTAGGAGAGCAGAGGTGAAAAGTTGACATTTTGAAGACAAACAAACCAAAACTTCCAACTTTTGGAAAATTGCGCGTATCGCGTGTTTACAGCCAGACACCGCATTACAACACCAAGCGGACGACATAACAAAAAGGTTTAAGTCAATCTGTCTGTCATCGTTTGCGATAGAATATGGTCATAAGAgcatttatttatatcttcgtttgtttatttgtttgtttgtttgtttgtttgtttgttagTTATATAGTTCTATGTTTTTTTACACATGTTACCTTTACAGcattgtttttcaattgttgtCAATATCACCAATCGTATATTCTCCAGGTTTAATCAATCTTAAATAATGGTCACATTTAGGTGTCTCTTCTTCGACATGTGCAACAACGAAGACAGTTCCAGGCCAATGTTCTAAAAATTCTTGACATTGAATCATGGGCTCTATTTCCATGGCAGAAAAAGCTTCATCTAGAATTAATACTTCTGGCATCTTGATTAAACCtctaataaataatatcaacTTTTGTTCACTGACACTCAATTCTTTAAACGATTTATTGATGATTGATGTTAACCCAAAATAACTAATATACATATCCAccaatttcttttgattctcatttaattttgaCCACATTGGTAAGAAATTGTTTGGGCCTTCATGAAATCCCGTAGAGATACATTCAAGAACATTCAATTTATCTCCCacattctttaataaaatagCATGTAATTCAGGAGATGACATTCCaatctttttatttatatcaaaataattgGCATTCCCACTTCTCCTTTCAATCCCATTTTCAACAACTTTAGAGTTCCATGATTGTGGATGTTCAGCAGtaattaatgataacaatGTTGACTTACCACTTCCATTATCACCTCTAATATGCCATTTACTTCCAGGTTGAACTTCCCAATGTAAACTTTGTAAAACAGGTTCACCTTTATACGAGACATTCAGACCCTTTAATTCTAATGTATGAGGCATCTTAATGACTTCATGTTTAGATTTACCATACAATGGATGCATCGCTACTAAGTCATTTACCGTGTAAGAGTTTTcttcattcaatatttgCTTCTTAAGTAtctcttgttcttgtttcCTAATCtgatcaattttattttgtacTTCCTTAATAGGACCTTGGAAAAGAATCCCCAATTGCTCATCAACACAACAAAGATGAGTAGCCCATGATGGTAAAGGATCTTGGTACCTCAATCCAATTACCACGGGACATCCACGAACACTGGAAGTATGTTCAACAGTTGGAGCATTATAATTACTTAGaagttttgaaataataCTAGTTGCCTTAGGATCCAATCCTAAAAATGGATCATCGACTAACAACAAATCAGGTTCCTTCAATAAACTATTAGCTAATCTTGCCCTTCTCATTTGTCCATTACTTAACCCCATAGCCCATCTATCTTGCAGTTCCACCAAATTTAACTCCTTAATTAATTTCTCATATAATTTCATATTAATTTTCCTATTTGAAGTAGAAACTTTATAATTAACGAATTGTGATCCAATGGAATCACCAAGAATGAATTGTTTACAAGTTTGATCATATTCGTCTTTATAAAATTCATAACGAGCACTTAAATGAGCCGTAGGGATAGCACCCTTGAATTGAACAGTTTCAATTTTAGGATCATGCGTGAGACcatattttaatgataatggagTTTCACTTAGATATTTACTGCTTAATAtgttcatcattttcactTTACCGGGCCCCCAAAGGatccatttttcattggGATTGATTTGGAAATTCTTGATTggattttgaaagattggTTTGGCTGTTTTCACAAGGGATTCCTTAAATATACCGTTTGTTATTCGAACAATATATGGTGCAGTCATATTCGTTCAGTATTCTTATATGAATTATAGATATGTGCGTAAATCTTGCCCTCGAACAATTTCTGTTAATTTAACGATAGCCAGAAAGGATACgattgaaattttcaaagctgcttcttttcaattaagTATAGTTAATATGTTTGAAGAACGAGTCATCGTGACCCTTTAGATACCAAATTAAAACCTTATTCATCAAAATTAGTGCTGAAAATGAGTCTTATTCTATTCTACTTATTTTGAcggaaattaaaaaaaaaataggaATTATCTCCTGTCCTTATCGCCGCATATCTCCTGTTCTCATCACAGACTAATATGAGAGTATAATATAACGATACCCAATTTAGTCAATAGATATGTCAGATAAATGTTTCTCAAATACACTATTGTACTTATTTGGAGGTATCAAGACCTTATTCCCCACTTCGATGAGTAGTTTACATCTACATCTCATAGTATATCCGCCCTTTATAAGGTAGTTGAGGTTAGGTGTTTCCAGTAGTAGGCGCATATAGTGTTTTACATTTTTACAACAACTTACTACTACTTCGAATTTAT includes:
- the LCB2 gene encoding serine C-palmitoyltransferase LCB2 (similar to Saccharomyces cerevisiae LCB2 (YDR062W); ancestral locus Anc_8.177), giving the protein MSTPANYTRVPLCEPEDIPIEVKRENEIGKLTSKKYLHKVKTLHGVPLNKPTIDTPPYYISLLTYLNYLILIILGHIHDFLGVTFQKNKHLDILEHDGLAPWYSNFESFYIRRLKMRIDDCFSRPTTGVPGRFIRCIDRISHNLNEYFTYPGTTSMCLNLSSYNYLGFAQSEGQCTDAALESIDQYGIPSGGPRTQIGTTDLQVRAEKLMAKYIGKEDSMIFSMGYSTNANFFNAFMDSKCLVISDELNHTSIRTGVRLSGAAVRTFKHGDMEGLEKLIREQIVLGQPKTNRPWKKIIICVEGLYSMEGTLCNLPKLVELKKKYKCYLYVDEAHSIGAMGPTGRGVCELFDIDPNEIDILMGTFTKSFGAAGGYIACDKWIIDRLRLDINTASYGEPSPAPVLAQIISSLETIIGKRNPGEGEERLQRIAFNSRYLRLGLQRLGFIVYGTADSPVIPMLLYCPSKMPAFSRMMLQRKIAVVIVAYPATPLIESRVRFCMSASLTKEDIDYLLRHVNEVGEKLNLKLSSGKQSPDGKCQRWDIEDVIEKTPEDCKDDKYFIL
- the NDAI0A03750 gene encoding uncharacterized protein (similar to Saccharomyces cerevisiae YDR061W; ancestral locus Anc_8.176), translated to MTAPYIVRITNGIFKESLVKTAKPIFQNPIKNFQINPNEKWILWGPGKVKMMNILSSKYLSETPLSLKYGLTHDPKIETVQFKGAIPTAHLSARYEFYKDEYDQTCKQFILGDSIGSQFVNYKVSTSNRKINMKLYEKLIKELNLVELQDRWAMGLSNGQMRRARLANSLLKEPDLLLVDDPFLGLDPKATSIISKLLSNYNAPTVEHTSSVRGCPVVIGLRYQDPLPSWATHLCCVDEQLGILFQGPIKEVQNKIDQIRKQEQEILKKQILNEENSYTVNDLVAMHPLYGKSKHEVIKMPHTLELKGLNVSYKGEPVLQSLHWEVQPGSKWHIRGDNGSGKSTLLSLITAEHPQSWNSKVVENGIERRSGNANYFDINKKIGMSSPELHAILLKNVGDKLNVLECISTGFHEGPNNFLPMWSKLNENQKKLVDMYISYFGLTSIINKSFKELSVSEQKLILFIRGLIKMPEVLILDEAFSAMEIEPMIQCQEFLEHWPGTVFVVAHVEEETPKCDHYLRLIKPGEYTIGDIDNN
- the RRG1 gene encoding Rrg1p (similar to Saccharomyces cerevisiae YDR065W; ancestral locus Anc_8.180), whose amino-acid sequence is MVSNFSTHLSHRTYVIRLYRLTLRNTKKHVNSVQLRHRVKTTINDVFHKHKCNISSWSIHNLLTQLALLNTHLMNNDVKAVWDLISKVKYHKKNQMKKAKRTSSLLQEIKRLEKXXXXXYPLQDPDTVRENGILHDYLQQKYEMVLLPNPNSISKEYKLKLLLPLALHEKALQKLNRIELQLSKGVPKVKLNYAMAGKSKIWFVRSPLNKGKRQSTRLSLTIRQEKKSSQRLLNGLIECNKNLKWAIYEGIWEKYLEDGIILDYFQASPRYSDTHPITVEELGSSNTAVEDITNIDINNEEVNVKRDLVATENHGDNATQVNNCLDKDVLRKAPGTKTIDLECVNTWVKPIKRTIYSLYIEMNKRKEFFKEFKEKKLVGKHQSNGPVKYFQSKTQRMFDKRVNRFNIMAKNDLPFVSPFIKGRDLPTILEKYKF
- the AIM7 gene encoding Aim7p (similar to Saccharomyces cerevisiae YDR063W; ancestral locus Anc_8.178); translated protein: MSSSTALYHLSTETKKQIQQFRISTGRIETVKGLSIKIQPKPSYEIVIDDDEQEELDEMTDLSELAEIMPDNSPRFLLLAYPLTTKDGIKQTPLVLIYWKPVTVVSQEWKMLYAGALEMIRSECGTYKLVEVSSGLEDDSDIEELIEQIGNA